In one Rhopalosiphum padi isolate XX-2018 chromosome 3, ASM2088224v1, whole genome shotgun sequence genomic region, the following are encoded:
- the LOC132924546 gene encoding uncharacterized protein LOC132924546, whose protein sequence is MSVDAEAIFYITKGIMTLEESRKLNDNRENLDLSLLIGVATDDQLYDQIKVEIDIFHKCNKIIEKEEKHNKHATFLLLVLFDRINNMFAYMFILFPIKDERVHKYIQFCLNHLSLVFTLTSKNNQKSE, encoded by the exons ATGAGCGTAGACGCCGAAGCTATTTTTTACATCACCAAGGGCATTATGACACTAGAAGAATCCAG GAAATTAAATGACAACCGTGAAAACTTGGACCTTTCATTGTTGATTGGCGTAGCGACCGATGATCAGCTATATGACCAAATCAAAgttgaaattgatatatttcataagtgcaataaaataattgag aaagagGAAAAACACAATAAACATGCCACATTTTTACTCTTGGTGCTGTTCGATCGCATAAACAATATGTTTGCGTATATGTTTATCCTGTTCCCCATCAAGGATGAACGTGTCCATAAGTACATACAATTTTGCTTAAATcat cttTCACTCGTATTCACTCTAACatctaaaaataatcaaaaatcagAATAA
- the LOC132924331 gene encoding armadillo repeat-containing protein gudu-like, whose product MADEQVELASKDVFVLLGVSVPENLDVGTKRQEQGDTKDIENESVFTLDESDKVHFMNVVEPLVIDVTPREDLDNSSTDSLTQTEMEEQRWYNPTLNTGLEKSDFETLKRLLAEIKNTDPTKTLAALIKLKMEKILEGPYQNMFVALNGFKVLVNLLECNNEDCMENALIIIHEMSQHYGIQCSLCKLDAVKPLMNIMLLKNNYNVKYLASETIYNISKLRRGRKLIRLSGGIKIMVAMINISKHILPMYLNSMDETNRTTVRLMNCCSGTLRQLCRSLKSQKQLWETGFVQLLSELLNSVHGETQISIMSLVAECCRTRPEVIRQNKSIRVALKELNILQQVIQFLVSDTTPLAEKAAETLLCMFDGSPDIYDILLKYKGMEAIFKALLKFQNDDHVMVLVITLLWKTSLHTKCRQVIEKDLVVDSLLELLAYKYDDRVIGYAVATLSELWTSESLRNKLRQLAVPKYLDLLNISLHSLVLAHVCTALGRASSDPQTMEMIDEAKGFRLIFVLLPSLDVDEFDKYEDFYEPQTIIAVAECLAMIVENTKFSLNPLKGMYEAVCDLVDLLTHKNLDFLAAVCHLIDVIATFEENLKIMLDAGIVENLSNLVFTEHTNLRANLCKALGKCCTIGLTARRFSSQNVIDQLLKYTQSEHSVVRDNVPLALSGLSEDPLSCVRIEALGFLPFLKKCIHSDKPKTAMAAVNCLSNVRKASAAIGQLQECTTKH is encoded by the exons atggcAGATGAGCAAGTTGAATTAGCGTCAAaagatgtttttgttttattgggAGTCTCTGTTCCTGAAAATCTAGATGTCGGAACTAAACGGCAAGAACAAGGTGATACAAAGGACATTGAAAATGAATCAGTATTTACACTCGATGAAAGTGACAAAGTGCATTTTATG AATGTTGTCGAACCACTCGTGATCGATGTGACACCACGGGAGGATTTGGACAATAGTTCTACTGATAGTTTAACTCAAACTGAAATGGAAGAACAACGGTGGTATAATCCAACATTGAACACTGGACTAGAAAAATCTGattttgaaactttaaaaaGACTGTTAGCAGAAATTAAg AATACTGACCCGACAAAAACTCTGGCTGCGTTGATCAAACtcaaaatggaaaaaatattagaGGGACCATATCAAAACATGTTTGTTGCTTTAAACGGCTTCAAAGTGTTAGTTAATTTACTGGAATGTAACAATGAAGATTGTATG GAAAACGCCTTGATCATTATACACGAAATGTCCCAACATTACGGAATCCAATGTTCGTTGTGTAAATTGGACGCAGTGAAACCATTgatgaatattatgttattaaaaaacaactacAACGTCAAATACTTAGCTTCAGAAACGATATATAACATTTCCAAACTGAGAAGAGGCAGAAAGCTTATTCGTCTTAGTGGCGGTATTAAGATCATG GTAGCAATGATAAACATATCGAAACACATATTACCCATGTACTTAAATAGTATGGACGAGACAAATCGGACCACAGTGAGATTGATGAACTGCTGTTCCGGTACCCTAAGACAACTGTGTCGGTCTTTAAAAAGCCAAAAACAGTTGTG ggAAACTGGATTCGTGCAACTGCTTTCTGAACTGTTGAACTCTGTACATGGCGAAACTCAAATTTCTATAATGAGTTTAGTTGCAGAATGTTGCCGTACGCGGCCAGAAGTTATTAGACAAAATAAAAGCATTAGAGTAGCACTGAAAGAGCTAAACATTTTGCAGCAAGTCATACAGTTTTTAGTCAGTGATACTACCCCGCTTGCGGAAAAAGCGGCTGAAACGTTACTGTGCATGTTCGATGGCAGTCCTGATATATACGACATACTGCTGAAATACAAGGGGATGGAAGCCATATTTAAAGCTTTATTAAAATTCCA GAATGACGACCACGTTATGGTGTTAGTTATCACCCTGCTGTGGAAGACATCGTTGCACACGAAATGCAGACAAGTTATCGAGAAAGACCTCGTTGTAGATTCCCTATTGGAACTGTTAGCATACAAATATGACGATCGGGTGATCGGCTACGCAGTTGCTACGTTGTCTGAACTGTGGACATCGGAATCTTTGCGAAACAAACTTAGACAATTAGCCGTGCCCAAGTATCTGGACCTACTCAATATTAGTCTGCACAGCTTAGTGTTGGCACACGTATGCACCGCTCTGGGTCGGGCATCCAGTGACCCACAGACTATGGAAATGATCGATGAAGCCAAAGGGTTTCGGTTGATTTTCGTGCTGTTGCCGTCCCTTGACGTGGACGAGTTTGACAAGTACGAGGACTTCTATGAGCCACAAACGATTATTGCCGTTGCTGAATGTCTGGCCATGATAGTTGAAAACACaaaa TTCAGTCTGAATCCTCTCAAGGGAATGTACGAGGCGGTCTGTGATCTAGTAGATTTATTGACGCACAAGAATTTGGATTTTTTAGCGGCAGTTTGTCATCTGATTGACGTGATTGCTACATTCGaagagaatttaaaaataatgcttGATGCAGGAATCGTTGAAAATTTGTCAAATCTCGTATTTACG GAGCATACAAACTTGAGAGCTAATCTTTGCAAAGCTTTGGGTAAATGTTGCACCATTGGTTTGACGGCGCGTAGATTCAGTAGCCAAAACGTTATTGATCAATTACTTAAGTACACGCAGTCAGAACACTCAGTCGTCAGAGACAACGTTCCTCTTGCGCTTAGTGGACTATCAGAAGACCCATTAAGTTGTGTAAGAATTGAAGCTTTAGGATTTCTTccg tttttgaaaaaatgtatacattcggATAAACCTAAAACGGCCATGGCTGCTGTTAACTGTTTAAGTAACGTAAGGAAAGCAAGCGCAGCTATAGGCCAGCTTCAAGAATGTACAACGAAacattga